A region from the Cryptosporangium arvum DSM 44712 genome encodes:
- the aceB gene encoding malate synthase A, producing METTPTTVDGAEKILSPEALDFLADLHRTFGARRKELLARRKERRTEIARTGKLDFLAETATVRDDSNWKVASAPKDLLDRRVEITGPTDPKMTINALNSGAKVWLADLEDANTPHWDNVVGGQVSLYRATRRELSFESNGKQYALGEDLAVVVTRPRGWHLDEEHITVDGEPVAGAIVDFGLYFFHNAKELLARGSGPYFYLPKTESHLEARLWNEIFTRSEASLGLGNCIRATVLIETITAAFEMEEILFELREHASGLNAGRWDYLFSVIKNFRDAGPEFVLPDRAKVTMTAPFMRAYTELLVATCHKRGAFAMGGMAAFIPSRRDPDVNEKALAQVKADKDREAGDGFDGSWVAHPDLVPVCLDAFDAVLKDKPNQVDRLRPDVHVAASDLLDVANTPGEVTEDGVRSNVSVALQYLKAWLGGLGAVAINNLMEDAATAEISRSQVWQWVHQGTILDTGDTVTESLVRRILDEEVAKLGEGYDQARTLFEQVALADDFVDFLTLPAYALVR from the coding sequence GTGGAAACCACCCCCACAACGGTCGACGGAGCGGAGAAAATCCTCTCGCCCGAAGCGCTGGATTTCCTGGCCGACCTGCACCGAACATTCGGCGCGCGCCGCAAGGAGCTGCTGGCCCGCCGCAAAGAGCGTCGCACCGAGATCGCGCGCACCGGCAAGCTCGACTTCCTCGCCGAGACCGCGACCGTCCGGGACGACTCGAACTGGAAGGTCGCGTCCGCACCGAAGGACCTGCTGGACCGCCGGGTCGAGATCACCGGGCCCACCGACCCGAAGATGACGATCAACGCGCTGAACTCGGGCGCGAAGGTCTGGCTGGCCGACCTCGAGGACGCGAACACCCCGCACTGGGACAACGTCGTCGGCGGCCAGGTCTCGCTCTACCGGGCCACCCGCCGCGAGCTGAGTTTCGAGAGCAACGGAAAGCAGTACGCGCTCGGTGAGGACCTCGCCGTCGTCGTCACCCGCCCGCGCGGCTGGCACCTGGACGAGGAGCACATCACGGTCGACGGCGAGCCGGTCGCCGGCGCCATCGTCGACTTCGGCCTGTACTTCTTCCACAACGCGAAGGAGCTGCTCGCGCGGGGCAGCGGCCCGTACTTCTACCTTCCGAAGACCGAGAGCCACCTCGAAGCGCGCCTCTGGAACGAGATCTTCACGCGCTCGGAAGCCTCGCTCGGGCTCGGCAACTGCATCCGCGCCACCGTCCTGATCGAGACGATCACCGCCGCGTTCGAGATGGAGGAGATCCTCTTCGAGCTGCGCGAGCACGCGTCCGGGCTGAACGCCGGCCGGTGGGACTACCTGTTCAGCGTCATCAAGAACTTCCGCGACGCCGGGCCGGAGTTCGTCCTGCCCGACCGGGCCAAGGTGACGATGACCGCCCCGTTCATGCGCGCCTACACCGAGCTGCTGGTGGCCACGTGCCACAAGCGAGGTGCGTTCGCGATGGGCGGGATGGCGGCGTTCATCCCGAGCCGTCGCGACCCGGACGTGAACGAGAAGGCACTGGCCCAGGTCAAGGCGGACAAGGACCGCGAGGCCGGCGACGGCTTCGACGGGTCGTGGGTGGCCCACCCCGACCTGGTGCCGGTCTGCCTGGACGCGTTCGACGCCGTCCTGAAGGACAAGCCCAACCAGGTCGACCGGCTACGCCCCGACGTCCACGTGGCCGCCAGCGACCTGCTCGACGTGGCGAACACGCCGGGTGAGGTCACCGAGGACGGCGTCCGGTCGAACGTCTCGGTCGCGCTGCAGTACCTGAAGGCGTGGCTCGGCGGGCTCGGCGCGGTCGCGATCAACAACCTGATGGAGGACGCCGCCACCGCGGAGATCTCCCGCTCGCAGGTCTGGCAGTGGGTGCACCAGGGCACGATCCTCGACACCGGCGACACGGTCACCGAGTCGCTGGTGCGCCGCATCCTCGACGAGGAGGTCGCGAAGCTCGGTGAGGGATACGACCAGGCCCGGACGCTGTTCGAGCAGGTCGCGCTGGCCGACGACTTCGTCGACTTCCTCACGCTCCCGGCCTACGCGTTGGTGCGCTAG
- a CDS encoding TetR/AcrR family transcriptional regulator translates to MARTLSTAADRRETVLGTAIGAFAAKGYFGTTTVEVAKAAGISQAYLYRLFPDKQTLFAAVVGRGFQRILDSFRDGATGDSPEAILYSMGGSYAQLIADQDLLLLQMHAQCAAVSVPEIKRAVREGYATLVEYARTASGADDDAVQEFFANGALCSIVVTMDSAEVDAPWARVLDNGLRHP, encoded by the coding sequence ATGGCACGAACGCTATCGACGGCCGCGGATCGGCGTGAGACGGTCCTCGGCACCGCGATCGGCGCGTTCGCGGCCAAGGGCTACTTCGGCACGACGACCGTCGAGGTCGCGAAAGCCGCCGGAATCTCGCAGGCGTACCTCTACCGCCTGTTCCCCGACAAGCAGACGCTGTTCGCCGCCGTGGTCGGGCGCGGGTTCCAGCGCATCCTCGACAGCTTCCGGGACGGCGCCACCGGCGACTCACCCGAGGCGATCCTCTACTCGATGGGCGGCTCCTACGCGCAGCTGATCGCCGACCAGGACCTGCTGCTGCTCCAGATGCACGCCCAGTGCGCGGCGGTCTCGGTGCCCGAGATCAAACGCGCGGTACGCGAGGGCTACGCGACGCTCGTGGAGTACGCCAGGACGGCCTCCGGCGCCGACGACGACGCCGTGCAGGAGTTCTTCGCCAACGGCGCGCTCTGCTCGATCGTCGTCACGATGGACTCCGCCGAGGTCGACGCGCCCTGGGCCCGCGTGCTCGACAACGGCCTGCGCCACCCGTAG
- a CDS encoding acyl-CoA dehydrogenase family protein encodes MFSLDLSEEQDDLREWVHGFAKDVVRPAGHEWDEREETPWPVIQEAAKIGLYGFESLATWWGDESGLSLPIVNEELFWGDAGIAMSIFGTTLAVAGIFASGTPDQLAEWVPQCFGDEADPKLGAFAVSEAEAGSDVSGMKTRARYDEATDEWVINGAKAWITNGGIANVHVVIASVDPSLGSRGQAGFVIPPGTKGLSTARKVKKLGLKASHTADLFLDDVRIPGRCLLGEKEKLDERLARAREGVGSKGQAALRTFEVSRPTVGAQAIGIARAAYEYALEYAKGRETWGRPIIENQAVAFALADMKMEIDAARLLVWRAAWMGRTGKEFGAGEGSMSKLKAGEVAVWATERAVQLLGGAGYSREHPVERMYRDSKIYTIFEGTSEIQRLVIARAISGARIR; translated from the coding sequence ATGTTCAGCCTTGACCTCTCTGAAGAGCAAGACGATCTCCGTGAGTGGGTGCACGGGTTCGCGAAAGACGTCGTCCGCCCGGCCGGGCACGAGTGGGACGAGCGGGAAGAGACTCCCTGGCCGGTGATCCAGGAGGCCGCGAAGATCGGCCTCTACGGGTTCGAGTCGCTGGCGACCTGGTGGGGCGACGAGAGCGGACTGTCGCTGCCGATCGTCAACGAGGAGCTGTTCTGGGGTGACGCCGGAATCGCGATGTCGATCTTCGGCACGACGCTCGCGGTGGCCGGCATCTTCGCCTCCGGAACGCCCGACCAGCTGGCCGAATGGGTGCCGCAGTGCTTCGGCGACGAGGCCGACCCGAAGCTCGGCGCGTTCGCGGTGTCCGAGGCCGAGGCCGGCTCCGACGTCTCGGGCATGAAGACCCGCGCCCGGTACGACGAGGCCACCGACGAGTGGGTGATCAACGGCGCGAAGGCGTGGATCACCAACGGCGGCATCGCGAACGTGCACGTCGTGATCGCCTCGGTCGACCCGTCCCTCGGTTCGCGGGGCCAGGCCGGTTTCGTGATCCCGCCCGGCACGAAAGGGCTGAGCACTGCCCGAAAGGTCAAGAAGCTGGGCCTGAAGGCCTCGCACACCGCCGACCTGTTCCTCGACGACGTCCGGATCCCCGGCCGCTGCCTGCTGGGCGAGAAGGAGAAGCTCGACGAGAGGCTGGCCCGGGCCCGGGAGGGCGTGGGCAGCAAGGGGCAGGCCGCGCTGCGGACGTTCGAGGTGAGCCGCCCGACCGTGGGTGCGCAGGCGATCGGCATCGCCAGGGCCGCGTACGAGTACGCGCTCGAGTACGCGAAGGGCCGGGAGACCTGGGGTCGCCCGATCATCGAGAACCAGGCGGTCGCGTTCGCACTGGCCGACATGAAGATGGAGATCGACGCCGCCCGGCTGCTCGTCTGGCGGGCGGCGTGGATGGGGCGCACCGGCAAGGAGTTCGGTGCCGGCGAGGGCTCGATGTCCAAGCTCAAGGCGGGCGAGGTCGCGGTGTGGGCCACCGAGCGCGCGGTGCAGCTGCTCGGCGGCGCCGGCTACAGCCGGGAGCACCCGGTCGAGCGCATGTACCGCGACTCGAAGATCTACACGATCTTCGAGGGCACGAGCGAGATCCAGCGCCTGGTCATCGCGCGGGCGATCTCCGGAGCACGCATTCGATAG
- a CDS encoding TetR/AcrR family transcriptional regulator, which produces MLDAATAVFSERGFHAASMDEIAERAGISKPMVYLYLGSKGELFSACIRRAGGQLTEAISAAADPGLPAEQQLWAAVQAFFGFVGEHREAWAVMFRQARGEGEFAGEVAGIRRLVVDNVADLFARAIHSAGAVDPGPDELRALAHALVGTGESMAEWLLDHPDEKPETAATRLMNMLWMGLGSLIRGEVWRSPVPVPPAR; this is translated from the coding sequence ATGCTGGACGCGGCCACGGCCGTGTTCTCCGAGCGGGGCTTCCACGCCGCGTCGATGGACGAGATCGCCGAGCGTGCCGGCATCTCGAAGCCGATGGTCTATCTGTACCTCGGATCCAAGGGCGAACTGTTCAGCGCGTGCATCCGGCGCGCGGGCGGTCAGCTCACCGAGGCGATAAGCGCGGCGGCCGATCCCGGGCTGCCGGCCGAGCAGCAGCTGTGGGCCGCGGTGCAGGCGTTCTTCGGGTTCGTCGGCGAGCACCGGGAGGCCTGGGCGGTGATGTTCCGCCAGGCCCGGGGCGAAGGGGAGTTCGCCGGTGAGGTGGCGGGGATTCGCCGGCTCGTCGTCGACAACGTGGCGGATCTGTTCGCGCGCGCGATCCACTCGGCCGGTGCCGTCGACCCCGGCCCCGACGAGCTGCGTGCGCTGGCCCACGCGCTCGTCGGAACCGGCGAGTCGATGGCCGAGTGGCTGCTCGATCACCCCGACGAGAAGCCCGAGACCGCGGCCACCCGCCTGATGAACATGCTCTGGATGGGGCTGGGCAGCCTCATCCGGGGTGAGGTGTGGCGTTCCCCGGTGCCGGTACCGCCCGCCCGGTGA
- a CDS encoding MaoC/PaaZ C-terminal domain-containing protein, which produces MMTRMLERAPNLAILYPRALVKRGGGHELPDTRLGLRDVAVERERLTEYHRVCGFGPSDTLPGTYPQVLAFPLAIALMSERAFPFPLPGIVHIGNTITQRRPIAATERLTFEVRTGNLRPHRRGRQFDVVTEARVGDEPVWDSTATYLRRGAGTGAAAPEPGEVLPTTAVWRVPGNVGRRYARASGDRNPIHLHPLTAKLFGFPRAIAHGMWMKARCLAAIEGRLPEAWTAEVRFAKPLLLPSTVDFGVRGRDFSVASGGRPHLTGRAVPAPGNATPHPG; this is translated from the coding sequence CTGATGACCCGGATGCTCGAGCGGGCCCCCAACCTGGCGATCCTCTACCCCCGCGCGTTGGTGAAGCGTGGGGGCGGCCACGAGCTGCCGGACACGCGGCTGGGGTTGCGTGACGTCGCGGTGGAGCGGGAGCGGCTCACCGAGTACCACCGGGTGTGCGGGTTCGGGCCGAGCGACACACTGCCGGGCACCTACCCCCAGGTGCTGGCGTTCCCGCTGGCGATCGCGCTGATGTCCGAGCGGGCGTTCCCCTTCCCGCTACCGGGCATCGTCCACATCGGCAACACGATCACCCAGCGGCGACCGATCGCGGCCACGGAGCGACTCACGTTCGAGGTACGCACCGGGAACCTCCGCCCGCACCGCCGGGGCCGGCAGTTCGACGTCGTCACCGAAGCCCGGGTCGGCGACGAGCCGGTCTGGGACAGCACCGCCACCTACCTGCGCCGGGGAGCCGGCACCGGGGCGGCGGCCCCGGAGCCGGGAGAGGTGCTTCCCACCACCGCGGTCTGGCGGGTGCCCGGGAACGTCGGCCGCCGGTACGCGCGCGCGTCCGGCGACCGCAACCCGATCCATCTGCACCCGCTCACCGCGAAGCTGTTCGGCTTCCCGCGGGCGATCGCGCACGGCATGTGGATGAAGGCCCGCTGCCTGGCCGCGATCGAGGGACGCCTCCCGGAGGCCTGGACGGCCGAGGTGCGGTTCGCGAAGCCGCTGCTCCTCCCGTCGACGGTGGACTTCGGCGTCCGCGGCCGCGACTTCTCGGTGGCGTCCGGAGGACGCCCCCACCTCACCGGGCGGGCGGTACCGGCACCGGGGAACGCCACACCTCACCCCGGATGA
- a CDS encoding 3-oxoacyl-ACP reductase — translation MRDRYQQLVTTVPGRFLARRVGLPEPPHLRRHTPGDPLIPGTVVLGSAPADAAPGGTAAKDPGGTAGRLAKVVAPMLAAAGVAVRELGPRTEERPGERTPHALIFDATGITRSEQLLALHAFFAPQVRALAPSGRIIVLGTPPEHCVDAREATAQRALEGFTRSTGKEVKRGVTSQLVYVTPGAEDGVESTLRFLLSGRSAYVSGQVIRVGSAEVPPPDDWERPLAGKVAVVTGAARGIGEAIVGVLARDGAHVVCVDVPSAASALAEVAAANGGEAYPLDITERDAPAALAGHLRDGVDVFVHNAGVTRDRTLANMDAARWEIVLNVNLTSEERINDVLLGENVLRPGGRIVATSSMAGIAGNPGQTNYATSKAGVIGMVRSLAPTLASRGSTINAVAPGFVETRMTAAIPLVIREAGRRMNSMTQGGRPIDVAETVAWFASPGSAGINGEVIRVCGQSLLGA, via the coding sequence ATGCGCGACCGCTACCAGCAGCTCGTCACCACCGTTCCCGGCCGCTTCCTGGCCCGCCGCGTCGGGCTGCCCGAGCCGCCCCACCTCCGCCGCCACACCCCCGGCGACCCGCTGATCCCCGGCACCGTGGTCCTCGGCAGCGCCCCGGCCGACGCAGCCCCCGGCGGCACGGCCGCGAAAGACCCCGGCGGCACGGCCGGGCGTCTGGCGAAGGTCGTCGCGCCGATGCTGGCGGCGGCCGGGGTGGCGGTGCGGGAGCTGGGCCCCCGAACGGAGGAACGACCCGGCGAGCGCACGCCGCACGCGTTGATCTTCGACGCCACCGGCATCACGCGCAGCGAGCAGCTCCTCGCACTGCACGCCTTCTTCGCCCCGCAGGTACGCGCCCTCGCCCCGAGCGGCCGGATCATCGTGCTCGGCACACCGCCCGAGCACTGCGTCGACGCCCGCGAGGCCACCGCCCAGCGTGCGCTCGAAGGCTTCACCCGCTCCACCGGCAAGGAGGTCAAGCGCGGCGTCACGTCCCAGCTCGTCTACGTGACGCCGGGCGCGGAGGACGGCGTCGAGTCGACGCTGCGATTCCTGCTCTCCGGGCGGTCGGCCTACGTCTCCGGTCAGGTGATCCGCGTCGGCTCGGCCGAGGTGCCGCCGCCCGACGACTGGGAGCGCCCGCTCGCCGGGAAGGTCGCCGTGGTCACCGGCGCCGCCCGGGGTATCGGCGAGGCGATCGTCGGTGTGCTCGCCCGCGACGGCGCGCACGTGGTGTGCGTCGACGTGCCCTCGGCGGCGTCCGCCCTGGCCGAGGTGGCCGCGGCGAACGGCGGCGAGGCGTACCCGCTCGACATCACCGAGCGCGACGCTCCGGCCGCGCTCGCCGGGCACCTGCGCGACGGCGTCGACGTCTTCGTGCACAACGCCGGCGTCACCCGCGACCGGACGCTCGCCAACATGGACGCCGCCCGCTGGGAGATCGTCCTGAACGTCAACCTCACCAGCGAGGAACGCATCAACGACGTCCTGCTCGGCGAGAACGTGCTCCGTCCAGGGGGACGCATCGTCGCCACGTCCTCGATGGCGGGAATCGCCGGGAACCCGGGCCAGACCAACTACGCCACCAGCAAAGCGGGGGTGATCGGCATGGTGCGCTCGCTGGCGCCGACGCTCGCGTCCCGCGGCAGCACGATCAACGCGGTCGCGCCGGGCTTCGTCGAGACGCGGATGACCGCGGCGATCCCGCTGGTGATCCGGGAGGCGGGCCGCCGGATGAACAGCATGACGCAGGGCGGGCGGCCGATCGACGTCGCCGAGACCGTGGCCTGGTTCGCGTCCCCGGGCTCGGCCGGGATCAACGGCGAGGTGATCCGCGTCTGCGGCCAGTCCCTCCTGGGCGCCTGA
- a CDS encoding acetyl-CoA C-acetyltransferase — MVGAPRRVGVVGGNRIPFARQFGPYARASNQDMLGAALDGLITRYDLAGETLGEVVAGAVVKHSRDFNLTRETVLGSALDPRTPAYDVQQACGTGLETAILVANKIALGQLDWGVAGGVDTASDAPLVLNEKFRQVLLAFNRSRSVSRRLSLLTRLRPGFLVPEVPRNAEPRTGLSMGEHAALTAAVWEVTRGDQDELAAASHRNLAAAYERGFFDDLVTPYLGLERDQNLRPNSTVEKLAALKPVFGDTMTAGNSTPLTDGASTVLLASEEKAAERGLDVQAWLTHSETAAVDFVHGDEGLLMAPAHAVPRLLARAGLALADFDFYEIHEAFASQVLATLKAWEDPIFSKQFDAPLGVVDRAKLNVNGSSLAAGHPFAATGGRILATAAKLLAEKGSGRALISICAAGGLGVTAILER, encoded by the coding sequence ATGGTCGGAGCACCTCGACGGGTCGGCGTCGTCGGCGGGAACCGCATCCCGTTCGCGCGTCAGTTCGGGCCGTACGCGCGGGCGTCCAACCAGGACATGCTCGGTGCGGCGCTGGACGGGCTGATCACCCGCTACGACCTGGCGGGGGAGACGCTCGGTGAGGTCGTCGCCGGCGCGGTGGTCAAGCACAGTCGCGACTTCAACCTGACCCGCGAGACCGTGCTGGGCAGCGCGCTCGACCCGCGCACCCCCGCCTACGACGTCCAGCAGGCCTGCGGCACCGGCCTGGAGACCGCGATCCTGGTCGCGAACAAGATCGCGCTGGGCCAGCTCGACTGGGGCGTCGCGGGTGGCGTCGACACCGCGAGCGACGCCCCGCTCGTGCTCAACGAGAAGTTCCGCCAGGTGCTGCTGGCGTTCAACCGTTCCCGATCGGTCTCCCGACGGCTCTCGCTGCTGACGCGGCTGCGCCCCGGCTTCCTCGTGCCGGAGGTCCCGCGCAACGCCGAACCACGGACCGGCCTGTCGATGGGCGAGCACGCCGCACTCACCGCCGCCGTCTGGGAGGTCACCCGGGGTGACCAGGACGAGTTGGCGGCGGCGAGCCACCGCAACCTGGCCGCGGCCTACGAACGGGGCTTCTTCGATGACCTGGTCACCCCGTACCTGGGCCTGGAGCGGGACCAGAACCTGCGTCCGAACTCGACGGTGGAGAAGCTCGCGGCCTTGAAGCCGGTGTTCGGCGACACGATGACCGCCGGGAACTCGACGCCGTTGACCGACGGGGCGTCCACCGTCCTGCTGGCCTCCGAGGAGAAGGCCGCCGAACGCGGCCTGGACGTGCAGGCCTGGCTCACGCACAGCGAGACCGCAGCGGTCGACTTCGTCCACGGCGACGAGGGCCTGCTGATGGCGCCGGCCCACGCGGTGCCGCGTCTACTGGCCCGCGCCGGGCTCGCGCTGGCGGACTTCGACTTCTACGAGATCCACGAGGCCTTCGCGTCGCAGGTGCTGGCGACGCTGAAGGCCTGGGAGGACCCGATCTTCAGCAAGCAGTTCGACGCCCCGCTCGGCGTCGTCGACCGGGCGAAGCTCAACGTGAACGGTTCGTCGCTGGCGGCCGGCCACCCGTTCGCGGCGACCGGCGGCCGTATCCTCGCCACCGCCGCGAAGCTCCTGGCCGAGAAGGGCAGTGGCCGGGCCCTGATCAGCATCTGCGCCGCCGGGGGTCTGGGAGTCACCGCGATCCTCGAACGCTGA